One window of the Saccopteryx bilineata isolate mSacBil1 chromosome 2, mSacBil1_pri_phased_curated, whole genome shotgun sequence genome contains the following:
- the GPR84 gene encoding G-protein coupled receptor 84: protein MWNTSDVNFSCYHESVLGYRYVAVTWGVVVAVTGTVGNVLTLLALAIQPKLRTRFNLLIANLTIADLLYCTLLQPFSVDTYLHLHWRTGATFCRVFGLLLFASNSVSILTLCLIALGRYLLIAHPKLFPQVFTAKGIVLVLVGTWVVGVASFIPLWSVFTLVPVVCTCSFDRIRGRPYSTILMGIYFVLGLSSVGIFYCLIHRQVKQAAQALDKYKLHQASVRSNHVARTDEAMPGHFQELDSGMASGGPSEGISSEPVSADTTQTLEGDRSEVGDQSNCKISKQMADKKSTPEAPAKAKPTKGAQKAQDSPSEFGKVTRMCFAVFLCFTLSYIPFLLLNILDAMVKAPRVIHMLAANLTWLNGCINPVLYAAMNRQFRQAYGSVLKRGPQSFRRLHSFRRFR, encoded by the coding sequence ATGTGGAACACCTCTGATGTCAACTTTTCCTGCTACCATGAGTCTGTGCTGGGCTATCGTTATGTGGCAGTTACCTGGGGAGTAGTGGTAGCTGTAACAGGCACTGTAGGCAACGTGCTTACCCTGCTGGCCTTGGCCATCCAGCCTAAGCTCCGTACCCGCTTCAACCTGCTCATCGCCAACCTCACAATAGCTGATCTGCTCTACTGCACCCTTCTCCAGCCCTTCTCTGTGGACACCTACCTCCACCTGCACTGGAGAACTGGTGCCACCTTCTGCAGGGTTTTTGGGCTTCTCCTCTTTGCATCCAACTCTGTATCCATCCTCACCCTCTGCCTCATTGCCCTGGGACGCTACCTCCTCATTGCCCACCCTAAGCTCTTTCCCCAAGTGTTCACTGCCAAGGGAATAGTGCTGGTGCTGGTAGGCAcctgggtggtgggtgtggccagCTTTATTCCCCTCTGGTCTGTCTTTACCTTGGTGCCTGTAGTCTGCACCTGCAGTTTTGACCGCATCCGAGGCCGACCCTACAGCACCATCCTCATGGGCATCTACTTTGTGCTTGGGCTCAGCAGCGTTGGCATCTTTTATTGCCTTATCCACCGTCAGGTGAAGCAAGCAGCACAGGCACTGGATAAATACAAGCTGCACCAGGCAAGTGTCCGCTCCAACCATGTGGCTAGGACAGATGAAGCCATGCCTGGTCATTTCCAGGAGCTGGACAGCGGGATGGCATCAGGGGGACCCAGTGAGGGGATTTCATCTGAGCCAGTCAGTGCTGACACCACCCAGACCCTGGAAGGAGACCGATCAGAAGTGGGGGACCAGAGCAACTGCAAGATATCTAAGCAGATGGCAGACAAAAAAAGCACTCCAGAAGCACCAGCAAAGGCCAAGCCAACTAAAGGAGCCCAGAAAGCTCAGGACTCTCCATCAGAGTTTGGGAAAGTGACTCGGATGTGTTTTGCTGTGTTCCTCTGTTTTACCCTGAGCTACATCCCTTTTTTGCTGCTTAACATCCTGGATGCCATGGTCAAGGCTCCCCGGGTTATCCACATGCTTGCTGCCAACCTCACCTGGCTCAATGGTTGCATCAACCCTGTGCTCTATGCAGCCATGAACCGCCAGTTCCGCCAAGCGTATGGCTCCGTCTTAAAACGAGGGCCCCAGAGTTTCCGTAGGCTTCACAGTTTCCGTAGGTTCCGTTAG